In one window of Mucilaginibacter auburnensis DNA:
- a CDS encoding Rieske (2Fe-2S) protein, translating into MEWYKASDAITDKPPFMKRIKVKGKNICLVGYGGDIFAVSSTCPHAGADLSGGWCKDGKIICPFHRYAYDIKTGKGDPGQNDYIDTFPIEIREDGVYIGLVSFTETLKNMFK; encoded by the coding sequence ATGGAATGGTACAAAGCATCAGACGCTATTACAGATAAACCACCTTTTATGAAACGGATCAAGGTTAAAGGCAAAAACATCTGTCTTGTTGGATACGGTGGAGATATCTTCGCGGTAAGCAGCACCTGTCCGCATGCAGGGGCTGATCTGAGTGGCGGCTGGTGTAAAGACGGCAAAATTATTTGTCCGTTTCACAGATACGCTTATGATATTAAAACCGGCAAAGGCGACCCCGGCCAAAATGATTACATAGACACTTTTCCGATTGAAATACGTGAAGATGGCGTTTATATTGGCCTGGTTTCGTTTACGGAGACGTTGAAAAACATGTTTAAATAG
- a CDS encoding Hsp20/alpha crystallin family protein, whose product MTLVKFGKEQKNGLVNPFFNDVYSLLNDSFLNERHASTVPAVNISESENSFEVALAVPGLKKEDIKINLDKNVLSVSAEKKTETTEENKKYSKREYNFSSFSRSFTLPQSADSSKIEAAYVDGILTLSIAKKEEAKFQSREITLK is encoded by the coding sequence ATGACTTTAGTAAAATTTGGTAAAGAACAAAAAAACGGTTTGGTAAACCCATTTTTTAACGACGTATATTCGTTATTGAACGACTCGTTCCTGAACGAAAGACATGCTTCTACCGTACCTGCGGTTAACATTTCTGAAAGCGAAAATAGCTTTGAAGTAGCATTAGCCGTTCCGGGCTTGAAAAAAGAAGATATCAAGATCAATCTTGATAAAAACGTATTAAGCGTTTCTGCTGAAAAGAAAACTGAAACAACAGAAGAAAACAAGAAATACAGCAAACGCGAATACAACTTTAGCTCTTTCAGCAGATCGTTCACTTTACCGCAAAGTGCAGACAGCAGCAAAATTGAAGCAGCTTATGTTGATGGTATATTAACGCTTAGCATCGCTAAAAAAGAAGAAGCTAAGTTTCAGTCAAGAGAGATCACTTTAAAATAA
- a CDS encoding acyl-CoA thioesterase yields the protein MPEKLSEYKFQFPITIRFSDIDAVGHVNNAMYLTYFEDTRFHYWKDAIGWDFDKCGIILGRSEINYLKQVTLFDKITCYTRVVRIGNSSFDMMHVLVKETVNGHEICTTGKTVCVCYDYKAKKSIPIPEDERNRMIDYDEPRLILNTN from the coding sequence ATGCCTGAAAAACTATCAGAATATAAATTTCAGTTTCCTATAACCATCCGTTTCTCGGATATTGATGCCGTGGGTCACGTTAATAACGCCATGTATTTAACTTACTTTGAGGATACCCGTTTCCACTATTGGAAAGACGCAATAGGATGGGACTTTGATAAATGTGGTATTATTTTAGGTCGCTCAGAGATCAATTACCTAAAACAGGTTACCTTGTTTGATAAAATTACCTGCTATACCCGTGTAGTGCGCATAGGTAACAGTAGTTTTGATATGATGCACGTTTTGGTAAAAGAAACCGTGAACGGCCATGAGATATGCACAACCGGAAAAACTGTTTGCGTATGCTATGATTACAAAGCTAAAAAATCAATACCAATACCGGAAGATGAGCGTAACCGTATGATTGACTACGATGAGCCAAGGCTCATACTGAATACGAATTAA
- the folB gene encoding dihydroneopterin aldolase produces MIVALRAAEFFAYHGFYPEEQHTGNCFIVDIEVEFTPTASSGLHTDDINDTVNYEELYDIANKHMQQPQKLIETLATLILEDVKARYGFLDRINISIKKQNPLAGAKVKYTEIIVGYNK; encoded by the coding sequence ATGATAGTAGCACTACGCGCAGCCGAGTTTTTTGCCTACCATGGCTTTTATCCGGAAGAACAACATACCGGCAATTGTTTTATTGTTGATATAGAAGTGGAGTTCACGCCAACTGCTAGCAGCGGTTTACACACCGACGACATTAACGATACCGTAAACTATGAAGAACTTTACGACATAGCCAACAAACATATGCAACAACCGCAAAAGCTGATTGAAACGTTAGCTACGCTAATTTTAGAAGATGTTAAAGCGAGATATGGCTTTCTTGATAGAATTAACATCAGCATAAAAAAACAAAACCCGCTGGCGGGAGCAAAAGTTAAATACACAGAAATTATCGTTGGCTACAACAAATAA
- a CDS encoding bifunctional 5,10-methylenetetrahydrofolate dehydrogenase/5,10-methenyltetrahydrofolate cyclohydrolase, producing the protein MQLLDGKYVSEKLKGEIADEAAALLAERGRKPHLVAVLVGHDGGSETYVASKMKNCEKVGFKSSLVRYESDVTEEELLKKVEELNADADIDGIIVQLPLPKHIDPEKVTERIDHRKDVDGFHPVNLGRMQRNLPSFIPATPYGITLMLKEYGIETAGKHCVVVGRSNIVGSPMSILMARNTTPGNCTVTICHSRTPDIKKFTLDADILVVAIGKKNFVTADMVKDGAVVIDVGMNRETSTITKSGFKLYGDVDFDNVAPKASWITPVPGGVGLMTIIGLLKNTLASAKKEVYQ; encoded by the coding sequence ATGCAGTTATTAGACGGCAAATACGTATCAGAAAAATTAAAAGGTGAGATTGCCGATGAGGCAGCGGCCTTGTTAGCAGAAAGAGGCAGAAAACCACATTTGGTTGCTGTTTTGGTTGGGCACGATGGTGGCAGCGAAACCTATGTGGCCAGCAAAATGAAGAACTGCGAGAAGGTAGGCTTCAAATCATCCTTAGTTCGTTATGAAAGCGATGTTACCGAAGAGGAGCTGCTAAAAAAAGTTGAAGAACTAAATGCCGATGCGGACATTGATGGCATTATTGTTCAATTGCCTTTACCCAAGCATATCGACCCTGAAAAAGTAACTGAACGCATAGATCACCGGAAAGATGTTGACGGCTTCCACCCTGTCAACCTGGGTAGGATGCAGCGCAATTTACCATCATTTATACCAGCTACACCTTATGGCATTACTTTAATGCTTAAAGAATATGGCATTGAAACCGCAGGTAAGCATTGCGTGGTAGTGGGTCGCAGCAACATTGTGGGTTCGCCTATGAGCATACTGATGGCTCGTAATACTACACCGGGCAATTGCACCGTAACCATTTGCCATAGCCGTACACCTGATATAAAGAAATTTACGCTTGATGCCGATATATTGGTTGTAGCCATTGGTAAAAAGAACTTTGTCACCGCCGATATGGTAAAAGACGGTGCCGTGGTAATCGACGTAGGCATGAACCGCGAAACTTCAACCATAACCAAATCAGGCTTTAAACTTTATGGCGATGTTGATTTTGACAACGTAGCGCCTAAAGCATCATGGATCACGCCGGTACCCGGTGGTGTTGGATTAATGACCATTATTGGTCTGTTAAAGAACACTTTGGCTTCTGCTAAGAAGGAAGTGTATCAATAA
- a CDS encoding acyl-CoA dehydrogenase family protein: MAKTDQFESPDYYLLDELLTDEHKLIRSTVREWVKKEVSPIIEDYAQRAEFPKHLLKGLAEIGAFGPTIPEQYGGLGLDYTAYGIIMQEIERGDSGIRSTASVQGSLVMYPIYTYGSEEQKVKYLPKLATGELMGCFGLTEPDHGSDPGGMTTNFKEEGDHYLLNGAKMWISNAPFADIAIVWAKNPEGKIQGLIVERGMEGFSTPETHNKWSLRASSTGELVFDNVKVPKENLLPNAIGLKGPLGCLNQARYGIAWGAIGAAMDCYDTALNYAKERKQFGKPIAAFQLQQKKLAEMITEITKAQLLVWRLGVLKSDNRATPAQISMAKRNSVAMALNVAREARQMLGGMGITGEYPIMRHMMNLESVVTYEGTHDIHLLITGMDITGEEAFK; encoded by the coding sequence ATGGCTAAAACAGACCAATTTGAATCGCCCGATTATTATTTGCTGGATGAGTTATTAACCGATGAGCATAAGCTGATACGCAGCACCGTACGCGAATGGGTTAAAAAGGAAGTAAGTCCCATCATTGAGGATTATGCCCAGCGTGCCGAGTTTCCTAAACATCTGCTTAAAGGGCTTGCTGAAATAGGAGCCTTTGGGCCAACCATACCCGAACAGTATGGCGGTTTAGGATTAGATTACACGGCCTACGGAATTATTATGCAGGAGATAGAGCGGGGCGACTCAGGTATCAGGTCAACGGCATCTGTGCAGGGCTCATTGGTGATGTATCCTATATATACATATGGTTCGGAAGAGCAAAAGGTGAAGTATCTGCCTAAACTGGCTACGGGCGAACTGATGGGCTGTTTTGGTTTGACAGAACCCGATCATGGATCTGACCCGGGCGGCATGACCACTAATTTCAAAGAAGAGGGCGACCACTACCTACTTAATGGTGCAAAAATGTGGATATCAAATGCGCCATTTGCTGACATTGCTATTGTGTGGGCGAAAAATCCGGAAGGTAAAATACAAGGGTTAATTGTTGAAAGGGGTATGGAAGGTTTTTCAACACCGGAGACGCATAACAAATGGTCGCTTAGGGCTTCATCAACGGGCGAGTTGGTTTTTGATAATGTTAAAGTGCCTAAAGAAAATTTACTACCCAACGCTATAGGACTAAAAGGGCCGTTAGGATGTTTGAACCAGGCACGTTATGGTATAGCCTGGGGCGCTATAGGTGCGGCGATGGATTGCTATGATACCGCGTTGAATTACGCTAAAGAGCGTAAGCAATTTGGTAAACCCATAGCCGCGTTTCAGCTGCAACAAAAAAAACTGGCCGAAATGATAACCGAAATAACTAAAGCACAACTATTGGTTTGGCGTTTGGGGGTGTTGAAGAGCGATAATCGTGCAACACCGGCGCAGATATCAATGGCCAAACGTAACAGTGTGGCAATGGCGTTAAACGTTGCACGCGAGGCAAGGCAGATGCTCGGTGGCATGGGGATAACCGGCGAATACCCTATTATGCGTCACATGATGAACCTGGAATCTGTAGTAACCTACGAAGGCACCCACGATATACATCTGCTGATAACCGGTATGGATATAACCGGCGAGGAGGCGTTTAAGTAG
- a CDS encoding FAD-binding oxidoreductase has translation MTYNKITEDILNQIIDIVGTENVLTGQTELEKYSHDETEDLEYYPEVVAKPATPQEVAALLVLCNEHQIPVTPRGAGTGLAGGALAIMGGLMLAMERFNKVLEVDERNLQATVEPGVITEVFMNQVAEMGLLYPIDPSSKGSCFLGGNVAHGSGGPRVVKYGTIREYILNLEVVLASGEIIWTGANTLKYASGYNLTQLFIGSEGTLGIVTKIVVKLIPAPTRDVLMLAAFPDLETAASAVSAIFRAGIVPSALEFMERKGIEWVKEKDGVYFDLKDDAAAFLMIEIDGTDTDVIFGEAEKVNVVLEQFGCNDVLFAESTTQKDELWHMRRTMAVSVKANSIYKEEDCVVPRAALPVLIKGIKDAGAKYGFESVCYGHAGDGNVHINILKGGMSDDDWNNKLKDGIRDIFELTTQLGGTISGEHGIGLVQKEFMPIKYSAVHFQLWKGIKQVFDPKGILNPGKIF, from the coding sequence ATGACGTACAATAAAATAACCGAAGATATACTCAACCAGATAATTGACATAGTTGGTACAGAAAACGTATTAACCGGCCAGACAGAACTGGAAAAATATAGCCATGATGAGACTGAGGACCTTGAATATTACCCGGAAGTAGTCGCTAAACCCGCCACTCCGCAAGAGGTTGCCGCATTACTGGTATTGTGTAATGAACACCAAATACCCGTTACCCCACGTGGTGCGGGTACAGGACTGGCTGGTGGCGCGCTGGCTATAATGGGAGGCTTAATGCTGGCCATGGAGCGTTTTAATAAGGTGTTGGAGGTTGACGAGCGCAACCTGCAGGCAACTGTTGAACCTGGTGTGATAACCGAAGTATTCATGAATCAGGTTGCTGAAATGGGATTGCTCTACCCTATTGATCCATCAAGCAAGGGCAGCTGCTTTTTAGGTGGAAATGTTGCACATGGCTCCGGTGGGCCAAGGGTAGTGAAATATGGCACCATACGCGAGTATATACTTAACCTTGAAGTTGTTTTAGCATCGGGAGAGATCATCTGGACGGGAGCTAATACCCTTAAATACGCTTCGGGATATAACCTTACCCAATTGTTTATTGGCTCGGAGGGTACGCTGGGCATTGTTACTAAAATTGTTGTGAAACTGATACCTGCCCCTACACGTGATGTATTGATGCTGGCTGCTTTCCCAGATCTGGAGACCGCTGCATCGGCCGTTTCTGCTATTTTCAGGGCAGGTATTGTACCATCGGCACTGGAGTTTATGGAGCGCAAGGGGATTGAGTGGGTTAAAGAGAAAGATGGTGTTTATTTTGACCTGAAAGATGATGCCGCTGCTTTCCTGATGATAGAGATAGACGGCACCGATACCGATGTTATTTTTGGTGAAGCCGAAAAAGTTAATGTGGTATTGGAGCAATTTGGATGCAACGACGTTTTGTTTGCCGAATCAACTACTCAAAAAGACGAGCTATGGCACATGCGCCGCACAATGGCGGTATCGGTAAAAGCCAACTCTATTTATAAAGAAGAAGATTGTGTTGTACCAAGAGCCGCTTTGCCGGTATTAATAAAGGGCATTAAAGATGCCGGTGCAAAATACGGCTTTGAATCTGTATGCTATGGACATGCCGGTGATGGGAACGTACACATAAACATCCTAAAAGGCGGCATGAGCGATGACGACTGGAACAATAAACTCAAAGACGGTATACGCGACATATTTGAGCTAACCACTCAGTTAGGAGGCACCATCTCCGGAGAGCATGGGATCGGGCTTGTTCAAAAAGAGTTTATGCCTATAAAATATTCAGCGGTACATTTCCAATTATGGAAAGGTATTAAACAGGTGTTCGATCCTAAAGGTATCTTAAATCCGGGTAAAATATTTTAA
- the lepA gene encoding translation elongation factor 4, which yields MKHIRNFCIIAHIDHGKSTLADRLLEYTNTITQRESQAQLLDDMDLERERGITIKSHAIQMDYVLDGQQYVLNLIDTPGHVDFSYEVSRSIAACEGALLIVDAAQGIQAQTISNLYLALENDLEIIPVLNKMDLPGAMPEEVKDQIVDLIGCKREDILAASGKTGLGVHDILRAIVERVPAPVGDPEAPLQALIFDSVFNSFRGIIAYFKVTNGEIRKGDKVKFVATEREYIADEIGTLKLKPLPKDVVKTGDVGYIISGIKEAREVKVGDTITTIDRPCEEGIQGFEEVKPMVFAGIYPVDTEDYEELRESMAKLQLNDASLVFEPESSAALGFGFRCGFLGMLHMEIIQERLEREFNMTVITTVPNVSYLAYSTKQDEIVVNNPSDLPDPSKIDRVEEPYIKATIITKADFVGPVMSLCIQKRGMIVNQSYLTSDRVELVFEMPMGEIVFDFYDKLKTISKGYASFDYHQIGYRSSDLVRLDIRLNGEPVDALSSLIHRSNSYDFGKKICEKLKELLPRQQFEIIIQASIGAKIIARETVKAMRKDVTAKCYGGDISRKRKLLEKQKAGKKRMRQVGNVEIPQSAFMAVLKLD from the coding sequence AGGTTATTAGAATATACTAACACCATTACCCAGCGCGAGAGTCAGGCCCAACTGCTTGACGACATGGACCTTGAGCGTGAGCGGGGCATTACCATTAAAAGCCACGCCATACAAATGGACTACGTGCTGGATGGTCAGCAATACGTGTTGAACCTGATTGACACGCCGGGCCACGTTGACTTTAGTTACGAGGTATCGCGCTCAATAGCTGCGTGCGAGGGCGCACTGTTGATAGTAGATGCCGCACAGGGTATACAGGCGCAAACCATATCCAACCTTTACCTGGCTTTAGAAAACGACCTGGAGATAATCCCGGTATTGAATAAGATGGACCTTCCCGGCGCTATGCCCGAGGAAGTTAAAGACCAGATTGTTGACCTGATAGGCTGCAAACGTGAAGATATTTTAGCAGCATCAGGTAAAACAGGCTTGGGTGTGCATGATATTCTGCGTGCCATTGTAGAACGTGTACCCGCACCGGTTGGCGACCCAGAGGCACCACTGCAGGCCTTGATATTCGACTCGGTGTTTAACTCTTTCCGCGGCATTATAGCTTACTTTAAAGTTACCAACGGCGAGATACGCAAGGGCGACAAAGTAAAATTTGTGGCTACCGAGCGGGAATACATTGCTGACGAAATTGGCACACTGAAGCTTAAACCCCTGCCAAAGGATGTTGTAAAAACAGGTGACGTAGGCTACATTATCTCCGGCATTAAAGAGGCGCGCGAGGTAAAGGTTGGTGATACCATCACCACTATTGACCGCCCTTGCGAAGAAGGCATACAGGGTTTTGAAGAAGTGAAACCGATGGTATTTGCCGGTATTTATCCGGTTGATACAGAAGATTACGAAGAGCTGCGCGAGAGCATGGCCAAACTGCAACTGAATGATGCATCGCTGGTATTTGAACCGGAATCGTCAGCGGCTTTAGGTTTTGGTTTCCGTTGCGGTTTCCTGGGCATGCTTCATATGGAAATTATCCAGGAACGTTTGGAACGCGAGTTCAATATGACGGTGATCACCACTGTTCCCAACGTATCCTACCTGGCCTACAGCACCAAGCAGGATGAGATTGTGGTTAACAACCCATCAGACCTGCCCGACCCAAGTAAGATTGACCGCGTAGAAGAACCCTACATTAAAGCTACCATCATCACCAAGGCTGACTTTGTTGGCCCGGTAATGTCGCTTTGTATCCAAAAGCGTGGTATGATCGTTAACCAGTCGTACTTAACTTCTGACCGCGTGGAGCTGGTGTTTGAGATGCCAATGGGCGAAATTGTATTCGATTTTTATGATAAGCTTAAAACCATCTCAAAGGGTTATGCTTCGTTTGACTACCATCAGATAGGTTACCGCTCGTCTGACCTGGTACGTTTAGATATCCGTTTGAACGGTGAACCTGTGGATGCACTATCATCATTGATACACCGCAGCAACTCGTACGATTTTGGCAAGAAGATATGCGAGAAACTGAAAGAGCTATTGCCACGCCAGCAATTTGAAATTATTATACAGGCCTCAATTGGCGCTAAAATTATAGCCCGCGAAACCGTAAAAGCCATGCGTAAAGACGTTACAGCAAAGTGTTATGGTGGTGATATATCGCGTAAACGTAAACTCTTAGAAAAACAAAAGGCCGGTAAAAAACGAATGCGCCAGGTAGGTAACGTGGAGATACCGCAAAGCGCGTTTATGGCGGTGTTGAAATTGGATTGA